The following proteins are co-located in the Silene latifolia isolate original U9 population chromosome 1, ASM4854445v1, whole genome shotgun sequence genome:
- the LOC141656835 gene encoding uncharacterized protein LOC141656835: MRAAQDRQKSYADLRRTDIEFVVGDKVLLKVSSMRGVMRFGKRGKLSQKFIGLYEILDRVGEVAYRLPLPPALDRVHNVFHVSQLRKYISDPSHVLEVEMIEHDDAITYVETPNEILDQKVMMTRHGKTILVKVLWSNHLVEEATWEAEENMKERYPHLFEQEALLRSTSSG; the protein is encoded by the exons ATGAGAGCGGCACaagatagacaaaagagttatgccgacttgAGGAGAACTGACATTGAATTTGTTGTAGGAGACAAAGTGCTACTCAAAGTTTCATCCATGAGAGGAGTCATGAGGTTTGGGAAGAGAGGCAAAttgagccaaaagttcattggcctctatgaaatattggatagagtcggGGAAGTGGCCTACCGTTTACCACTTCCACCAGCCTTGGACCgagttcacaatgtctttcacGTGTCTCAATTGCGTAAATACATAAGTGACCCCTCTCATGTGCTCGAGGTGGAGATGATCGAACATGATGATGCCATAACATATGTGGAAACACCCAATGaaatcctagaccaaaaggttaTGATGACAAGACATGGCAAGACAATCTTGGTGAAAGTGTTATGGTCCAACCATCTTGTTGAAGAGGCCACTTGGGAGGCCGAGGAAAACATGAAAGAGCGATATCCTCACCTTTTCGAGCAG GAAGCTTTATTGAGGAGCACTTCTAGTGGCTAG